A single Methylomonas sp. AM2-LC DNA region contains:
- a CDS encoding energy transducer TonB yields MNSFICQGYTPPSHKPTPPDSSITFSSWTKRFFPRLLGEERAANVLALISILVLLLHYGGLLFLQHPVKQIDPAKPQPMEVLIIPVKAPKLNVAPPPPPPTTAKKPLPKKLQPKPTLKKVPIDLQQPSDFAPTKQVLEPQPVEETTPSPTTPAIESEATTTKFEPFSQADMSASYAHNPKPDYPTIAKIRGWQGEVLLRVHVSEQGISDLVEVQRSSGFDALDESAIEAVKQWLFTPAKYGAEPVASSVIVPIVFTLNDHKQV; encoded by the coding sequence ATGAATTCATTCATATGCCAGGGATACACGCCACCCAGCCACAAACCAACGCCACCTGACTCATCGATAACTTTTAGTTCATGGACTAAACGCTTTTTCCCCAGACTGCTTGGCGAAGAACGGGCAGCCAACGTGCTGGCCTTAATTTCTATCCTGGTATTGCTACTGCATTACGGTGGCTTGCTCTTTTTACAGCATCCTGTGAAACAAATAGACCCTGCCAAGCCGCAACCGATGGAGGTTTTGATTATTCCTGTTAAGGCACCGAAACTCAACGTAGCTCCGCCACCGCCACCTCCTACCACAGCAAAAAAGCCACTTCCTAAAAAGCTACAACCCAAGCCTACGCTTAAAAAAGTCCCGATTGACCTGCAACAGCCATCGGATTTCGCCCCGACTAAACAGGTGCTTGAACCGCAACCCGTTGAGGAAACAACACCCTCGCCGACGACACCCGCAATCGAGAGCGAAGCAACTACGACTAAATTCGAACCATTTAGCCAAGCCGATATGAGCGCCAGCTATGCGCACAATCCAAAACCCGACTATCCAACCATAGCCAAAATTCGTGGTTGGCAAGGAGAAGTGTTGCTACGGGTACATGTTTCTGAGCAAGGAATCAGTGACCTAGTTGAAGTTCAGCGCAGCAGCGGATTTGACGCACTTGACGAGTCAGCCATTGAGGCCGTCAAACAATGGTTATTCACGCCTGCAAAATATGGAGCTGAGCCTGTCGCTAGCTCGGTCATAGTGCCAATAGTTTTTACCTTAAATGATCATAAGCAAGTTTAA